In Anaerolineales bacterium, one DNA window encodes the following:
- a CDS encoding MinD/ParA family protein, producing MSKIISIHSFRGGTGKSNTTANIAALLAMDGARVGVVDTDIASPGIHVLFNLDESEMVHSLNDYLWGKCTIEDAAHDVTGHVGGEIKGQIFLIPSSIKAGEIARILREGYDVGLLNDGFRDVVEKLKLDYLLIDTHPGLNEETLLSIAISNALVIILRPDSQDYQGTAVTVDVAKKLDVPNMLMLVNKVPTTFDFDDVRTRVEQTYGAKVGAVLPHSDEMMTLASSGIFSIRFPDNIVTKGLRSLVDQIKD from the coding sequence ATGTCCAAAATCATATCGATTCACTCGTTTCGTGGAGGAACCGGGAAATCCAACACCACGGCCAATATCGCAGCGCTCCTGGCGATGGATGGGGCACGCGTCGGGGTTGTGGATACAGACATTGCATCCCCGGGTATTCACGTGTTGTTCAATCTGGACGAATCAGAAATGGTTCACTCCCTGAACGATTACCTGTGGGGAAAATGCACTATTGAAGATGCGGCGCACGATGTCACGGGGCATGTCGGCGGCGAGATCAAGGGACAGATTTTCCTGATCCCATCCAGCATTAAAGCCGGCGAGATCGCGCGCATCCTGCGGGAAGGATATGATGTCGGCCTGCTCAATGACGGCTTCCGTGATGTCGTTGAAAAACTTAAGCTCGACTATCTCCTGATCGACACACACCCGGGTCTTAACGAGGAAACCCTGCTTTCCATCGCCATTTCCAACGCCCTGGTCATCATCCTGCGCCCGGACTCGCAGGACTACCAAGGCACCGCCGTCACGGTGGATGTTGCCAAGAAACTCGATGTGCCGAACATGCTCATGCTGGTCAACAAAGTCCCCACCACGTTTGATTTTGATGATGTGCGCACCCGCGTGGAACAGACGTATGGCGCGAAAGTCGGTGCCGTGCTGCCGCATTCCGATGAAATGATGACACTTGCCAGCTCCGGCATTTTCTCCATCCGCTTCCCGGACAACATTGTGACCAAGGGTTTGCGCAGTCTCGTTGACCAGATTAAGGATTAA
- a CDS encoding RNA polymerase sigma factor: MEHTSSPIPPDASDEILIQHFKAGRVEAFDLLYYRHLPNVYKRVRYVVPENDVEDVTQEIFIAALKSITSFRGDSKFGTWLRTLTNHKVAEFYRKRTRKQEPPLASLSEASGATAGNTSMAMDERISFHRALQVLPENYREVILLRFAEDMQFNEIAEFTNQNLEATKSLFRRAIAALRTHLEK; this comes from the coding sequence ATGGAACACACATCCAGCCCAATACCCCCGGACGCCAGCGATGAAATTCTGATCCAGCACTTCAAGGCTGGCAGAGTGGAAGCCTTCGACCTGCTGTATTACCGCCATCTTCCGAACGTTTACAAGCGGGTGCGCTATGTGGTCCCTGAAAATGACGTGGAAGATGTGACCCAGGAGATATTCATCGCCGCCTTGAAATCGATCACATCGTTCCGCGGAGATTCGAAATTTGGAACGTGGCTTCGCACGCTGACGAACCATAAGGTGGCCGAGTTTTATCGAAAACGCACGCGCAAGCAGGAGCCGCCGCTGGCCTCGCTCTCTGAAGCATCCGGTGCAACGGCGGGTAACACATCCATGGCAATGGACGAGAGGATCTCCTTTCACCGGGCGCTCCAGGTCCTGCCTGAGAATTACAGGGAAGTCATCCTCCTTCGCTTTGCGGAAGACATGCAGTTCAATGAAATTGCCGAATTTACAAACCAGAACCTTGAAGCAACCAAATCCCTCTTTCGCAGAGCCATTGCCGCGCTTCGCACTCATCTGGAAAAATAA
- a CDS encoding PrsW family glutamic-type intramembrane protease — MMIAISLGIAFLVPPLFLLVLRRLNLYRTGKYYINFLTLIWGLVAYYFAAQINPAMVNAGWVTWDQVVRITAPIVEELLKALILIYLVQRADFNYVVDGALYGFGAGIGFAIIENYEYVMGNPEIALTVAVARVFSTNLVHATASGLIGTALAYRRGDSGSRGWLVVLFGYIFSISIHMAFNTMVSAGTFLVFAVIFGAVGFGLIWFVIKRGLNVQKDWMQEKLATGDDRVTRQEVKAIQNIEELRELLIPVGKQFGADKVPMVEKIILNQAEMGIKRKLLESTPNESKRAEIGKIIDALEKEVDVLRNEVGFYCMMFVRSVYLSADVKIWNAINLRVAESSTGQKGGGLWDRASSRVQSSRSEEDEG; from the coding sequence ATGATGATTGCCATTTCGCTGGGTATTGCATTTCTTGTCCCCCCCCTTTTTTTGCTGGTCCTGCGCAGGCTGAACCTGTATCGCACGGGCAAATATTACATTAATTTCCTTACGTTGATCTGGGGTCTGGTTGCCTATTATTTTGCAGCGCAGATCAACCCTGCCATGGTCAATGCCGGCTGGGTCACCTGGGACCAGGTTGTACGCATCACCGCGCCCATTGTGGAAGAACTGCTGAAGGCCCTGATCCTGATCTACCTCGTTCAGCGCGCTGACTTTAATTATGTCGTGGATGGCGCACTCTATGGGTTTGGGGCGGGAATAGGTTTTGCCATTATTGAAAACTACGAATATGTGATGGGAAACCCCGAGATCGCGCTGACGGTTGCTGTGGCGCGTGTATTCTCCACCAACCTGGTCCATGCCACGGCAAGCGGGTTGATCGGCACGGCGCTGGCCTACCGGCGGGGTGATTCCGGTTCGCGGGGCTGGCTGGTTGTTCTATTTGGTTATATCTTTTCAATATCCATTCATATGGCATTCAATACAATGGTCAGTGCGGGCACCTTCCTGGTATTTGCGGTCATTTTTGGCGCCGTGGGGTTTGGCTTGATCTGGTTTGTGATCAAGCGCGGACTTAACGTTCAGAAGGACTGGATGCAGGAAAAACTGGCCACCGGTGACGACCGCGTTACCCGGCAGGAAGTGAAAGCCATTCAGAATATCGAGGAGTTGAGGGAATTGCTCATTCCCGTGGGGAAACAGTTTGGTGCGGACAAGGTCCCAATGGTTGAGAAAATCATCCTTAATCAGGCCGAGATGGGCATAAAGCGAAAATTACTTGAGTCGACACCGAATGAAAGTAAAAGAGCCGAGATCGGGAAGATCATCGATGCCCTCGAAAAGGAAGTGGATGTTCTGCGGAACGAGGTCGGTTTTTACTGCATGATGTTTGTGAGAAGCGTGTATCTTTCCGCGGATGTAAAGATTTGGAACGCGATCAATCTCCGGGTTGCCGAGTCAAGTACAGGTCAAAAAGGTGGCGGATTGTGGGACCGCGCCTCCAGTCGTGTACAATCATCCAGGTCAGAGGAGGATGAAGGTTGA
- a CDS encoding cyclic nucleotide-binding domain-containing protein: MSKDILEHLKKTSIFSGLTDDVLADVAQKASTRMLARGDILMKKGDVGDSLFLIQHGWVKIVTEDSKGDELIINKCGPGETIGEMALLDRSTRSATVIALEDAQVLELKQDVFERILNQRPDVSLSIIRSYSDRLRFSTTYIEKAIDWSQKIAEGDYSFIEQTQPSAVNTNSDDDKAAQLLSAFFAMVHKVKEREDGLKQQLEKLTFEIDQARRKQEFEEITGTEFYAQLKEQAQALRKKRAQQ, from the coding sequence TTGAGCAAAGATATCCTTGAACACTTGAAAAAGACGAGTATATTTAGCGGACTTACGGATGACGTGCTTGCCGATGTCGCCCAAAAGGCATCCACGCGCATGCTGGCGAGAGGTGATATTCTGATGAAAAAAGGGGATGTGGGTGATTCTCTTTTTCTTATCCAACACGGCTGGGTGAAGATCGTGACCGAGGATTCGAAGGGGGATGAGTTGATCATCAACAAATGCGGTCCCGGGGAGACGATCGGTGAAATGGCTCTGCTTGACCGCAGTACGCGCTCCGCCACTGTGATCGCCCTGGAAGACGCGCAAGTTTTGGAATTGAAGCAGGATGTTTTTGAAAGGATACTTAACCAGCGCCCGGATGTTTCCCTTTCGATCATTCGCAGTTATTCGGACCGCCTGCGTTTTTCCACCACGTATATTGAAAAGGCCATTGACTGGTCGCAAAAGATTGCTGAAGGCGATTACTCCTTCATTGAACAGACGCAGCCGTCGGCGGTGAACACCAATTCCGATGATGACAAGGCTGCGCAGCTGCTCTCCGCGTTCTTTGCCATGGTGCACAAGGTGAAAGAGCGTGAAGACGGTTTGAAACAACAGCTTGAAAAGCTTACTTTTGAGATCGACCAGGCACGCCGAAAACAGGAGTTTGAAGAGATTACCGGCACGGAGTTTTATGCGCAGCTAAAGGAACAGGCACAGGCTTTGCGCAAGAAGCGCGCCCAGCAGTAA
- a CDS encoding MinD/ParA family protein translates to MNKGKIVSIHSFRGGTGKSNTTANLAAQVAMAGKRVGVVDTDIQSPGIHVLFGLDENKMGKTMNDFLHGKATIREIGFSIGENTGGGAGRDKLAGKNLWLFPSSIRGREISQILKEGIDFNRLNEGLQTTITEFDLDYLFIDTHPGLNEETLLSIATSDILIIILRPDNQDLQGTSVTVDIARSLDVPNLILMVNKALPKYDFVELKNEIQSKFNAPVAGILPLSFDLADNASNDLFSLSFPEHEWSKALREVAQVVLAVK, encoded by the coding sequence ATGAACAAAGGTAAAATCGTTTCCATCCATTCCTTTCGAGGCGGTACGGGAAAATCGAATACCACTGCCAACCTGGCGGCGCAGGTTGCCATGGCGGGCAAGCGTGTGGGCGTGGTGGATACGGATATCCAGTCTCCCGGCATTCACGTTCTATTTGGCCTGGATGAGAATAAAATGGGAAAGACCATGAATGATTTCCTGCATGGAAAAGCCACCATTCGTGAAATCGGTTTTTCGATCGGGGAAAACACCGGCGGTGGAGCGGGACGCGATAAATTGGCCGGCAAGAATCTCTGGCTTTTTCCGTCCAGCATTCGCGGCCGTGAGATCAGCCAGATATTGAAGGAGGGGATCGATTTCAACCGTCTGAACGAAGGCTTGCAAACTACGATCACGGAATTTGACCTGGATTATCTTTTTATTGATACACATCCCGGTTTGAACGAAGAGACCCTGCTTTCCATCGCCACGTCGGATATTTTGATCATCATCCTGCGGCCCGATAACCAGGATTTACAGGGAACCTCCGTGACCGTTGACATTGCCCGCAGCCTCGATGTGCCGAACCTGATTCTGATGGTCAATAAGGCCCTGCCCAAATATGATTTTGTCGAACTCAAGAATGAGATCCAAAGCAAATTCAATGCGCCGGTGGCGGGCATTTTGCCGCTCTCCTTTGACCTTGCGGACAATGCCAGTAACGACCTGTTCTCCCTGAGCTTTCCGGAGCATGAATGGTCGAAGGCGTTGCGTGAAGTGGCGCAGGTAGTTCTCGCTGTGAAATAG
- a CDS encoding adenylate/guanylate cyclase domain-containing protein: MLPESPLTSIESRLRYLLPAEMYASMWGNPSVDIMINVHKHLRTLQRTLHDYTSRQIALNKLKPGDVKTEWQHGTMMFTDLAGFTKLMEANSSKGREGAEDLLKQLTKYFSTMISVISKSGGELVEFTGDAMLVVFPKSEKNDDGVRAVRAGLRMQRAMKEFAEIETPSGTVNLQMRIGIHSGRFLTAEIGTPRRMEHVLFGRDVQQAKLTESRGRNERVNLSKSAYERVADQFNFEEGSPDYYLVVDDLSEKALGEYEITPVGRRMASNVLLTRDKNEVMLQIIELLDSIEPMASYIPSPVLSLLVESAADRKIPPDFPQPTIMFVNFIGLPESADRALPGEEIKLAHSFSRAFSLINAAVESRGGVLKKVTYHLAGSDIVIYFGVPNAHTNDELRAASAAIAIREVIKNLSLKAPTIGGIQPEIYCQIGINAGPAFVAEIGEPRGRREYNVLGDTVNTAARLMNRAQKNQIIISERVKKAIEAKYKCMSIGEVSLKGKHAPMQLYELMQEEDKK; the protein is encoded by the coding sequence ATGCTCCCCGAGTCGCCCCTCACCTCAATCGAAAGCCGTCTGCGTTATTTGCTCCCTGCTGAAATGTACGCTTCGATGTGGGGCAATCCGTCCGTGGATATTATGATCAATGTCCACAAACACCTGCGGACGCTGCAGCGCACTCTGCATGACTACACCTCGCGGCAGATCGCGCTTAACAAACTGAAGCCCGGCGACGTGAAAACCGAATGGCAGCATGGCACGATGATGTTCACCGATCTGGCGGGTTTCACCAAGCTCATGGAGGCAAATTCCAGCAAGGGGCGTGAAGGTGCGGAAGACCTTTTGAAGCAATTAACAAAATATTTTTCGACCATGATCTCGGTGATCAGCAAATCAGGCGGGGAACTGGTTGAGTTTACAGGCGATGCCATGCTGGTCGTATTCCCAAAGAGCGAAAAGAATGACGACGGCGTGCGCGCGGTACGCGCCGGATTGCGGATGCAAAGAGCGATGAAGGAATTTGCCGAGATCGAAACGCCCTCCGGCACCGTTAACCTGCAAATGCGCATCGGCATTCACAGCGGAAGGTTTCTCACAGCAGAGATTGGCACGCCGCGCCGCATGGAACACGTATTGTTCGGCAGGGATGTGCAACAAGCCAAACTGACGGAAAGCAGGGGCCGAAACGAGCGGGTCAACCTCTCCAAAAGTGCGTACGAGCGGGTGGCGGATCAATTCAATTTTGAAGAGGGCAGTCCGGATTATTATCTGGTGGTGGACGATCTTTCGGAGAAGGCACTCGGGGAATACGAGATCACACCGGTCGGGCGGCGCATGGCCAGCAATGTCCTTCTCACCCGTGACAAAAATGAAGTCATGCTCCAGATTATCGAACTGCTTGACAGCATCGAGCCGATGGCGAGTTATATTCCATCGCCCGTCCTTTCCCTGCTCGTAGAAAGCGCGGCCGACCGAAAAATACCGCCTGATTTTCCACAACCCACCATTATGTTTGTAAATTTCATCGGCCTGCCCGAATCTGCGGACCGGGCATTGCCCGGCGAAGAGATCAAACTAGCCCATAGTTTCTCACGGGCATTTTCACTGATCAACGCCGCAGTGGAATCGCGCGGCGGCGTGTTAAAGAAAGTCACCTATCACCTGGCAGGGTCGGATATTGTCATCTATTTCGGCGTGCCGAACGCACATACAAATGACGAATTACGCGCCGCTTCCGCGGCGATTGCAATACGCGAGGTCATAAAAAACCTCAGCCTTAAGGCGCCCACCATCGGCGGCATCCAGCCGGAAATATACTGCCAGATCGGCATTAATGCTGGACCAGCCTTTGTCGCCGAAATTGGCGAACCGCGCGGACGCCGTGAATACAACGTGTTGGGAGACACAGTGAACACAGCAGCGCGGTTGATGAACCGCGCGCAAAAGAATCAGATCATCATCTCCGAACGTGTGAAGAAAGCCATCGAGGCAAAATACAAGTGCATGTCCATTGGCGAGGTTTCGCTAAAAGGCAAACATGCGCCCATGCAGTTGTATGAACTAATGCAGGAAGAAGATAAAAAATAA
- a CDS encoding FAD-binding oxidoreductase, with translation MSQNFDAIVIGAGVIGTSIAFHLAERGLKPVILERRQVGFGATGSSSGLVRMHYDLEVESRLAWQSFQYFHNWSERVGGECGFRRTGFLHIEPPSHIKKLRANVEMHKRIGIPTEVITGDDVKKLSPSFKTDDIEFAAYEPESGYADATLTANSFLSAAKERGAVYTQDCEVTGIDVAAGKVTGIKSTRGTFSAPVIINAAGAWAGKVSEMAGVHIPLDTWTHDVVHVRRPSHIEEHPTVIDSSLNMYFRPDSGDLTLIALEDDSRIGESPEADPGYVARDFVERAIDRICMRIPAMEEGSLHSSHAGRDGLTPDQRAIIGAAGPEGYYLASGFSGTGFKLSPAVGLCVSELIMDGTSKSIDISGFDPLRFERGELLKGEHHYGFIWRNTSS, from the coding sequence ATGTCACAAAATTTTGATGCAATCGTAATCGGGGCTGGTGTCATAGGCACGAGTATAGCCTTCCATCTCGCGGAACGCGGATTAAAACCCGTCATCCTGGAACGCAGGCAGGTGGGGTTTGGCGCCACCGGCAGTTCCAGCGGACTGGTGCGAATGCACTACGACCTGGAAGTGGAATCCAGACTCGCATGGCAAAGTTTTCAATACTTCCACAATTGGAGCGAACGGGTTGGCGGCGAATGCGGTTTCCGGCGCACAGGCTTCCTTCATATCGAGCCGCCCAGCCATATCAAAAAACTGCGCGCCAACGTGGAGATGCACAAAAGAATCGGCATTCCCACCGAAGTGATAACAGGGGATGATGTGAAGAAACTGTCTCCATCCTTTAAAACAGACGATATCGAGTTCGCGGCGTATGAGCCCGAGTCAGGATATGCAGACGCAACGCTCACTGCAAATTCTTTTTTGTCAGCCGCAAAAGAGCGGGGTGCTGTCTACACGCAGGACTGTGAAGTGACGGGGATTGATGTTGCAGCGGGAAAAGTCACTGGGATAAAATCCACTCGCGGCACTTTCTCCGCCCCTGTCATCATCAACGCGGCCGGTGCATGGGCGGGCAAAGTCAGTGAAATGGCCGGCGTACACATCCCGCTTGACACATGGACACATGACGTTGTCCACGTCCGCCGGCCCTCCCATATTGAAGAACATCCCACCGTGATCGATAGTTCACTCAACATGTACTTTCGGCCTGATTCTGGTGACCTGACCTTGATCGCCCTTGAAGACGACAGCCGCATTGGAGAATCCCCCGAAGCAGATCCTGGCTATGTCGCCAGGGATTTCGTGGAACGCGCCATAGACCGCATCTGCATGCGCATCCCCGCCATGGAGGAAGGCTCACTGCATTCCTCCCATGCTGGCAGGGACGGCTTAACTCCGGACCAGCGTGCAATTATCGGCGCGGCAGGACCGGAAGGGTATTACCTTGCCAGCGGCTTTAGCGGCACCGGCTTCAAACTCTCCCCCGCCGTCGGCTTGTGTGTCAGTGAACTCATCATGGATGGAACGTCAAAAAGCATTGATATCAGCGGATTCGATCCCTTGCGGTTCGAACGCGGTGAATTGCTCAAAGGCGAACATCATTACGGCTTCATCTGGCGCAATACATCCTCGTGA
- a CDS encoding GAF domain-containing protein, giving the protein MSDRTVISSSSPLKRIIQAVRAVETGEYRSDLLSDLVRDSSDLGQLARMLDAMARGVTFRDNQLRLMQKVIPIGVALSAEKDFNRLLETLVVEAQSVTHADAGTLYLLEDDALKFVILRNTSLNLAMGGTSGNAISFKPVRLHNDDGSENRSNVASHAALTHQRVSIADAYRADGFDFSGTKAFDENTRYRSKSFLTVPLKNKGGQVMGVLQLINAKDIESGEIIPFSDDDVLEALILLATAALDGYIREASLRQEIAKLKIEIDESRRARQVAEITDTKYFQELKDKAKKMRSRD; this is encoded by the coding sequence ATGTCAGATCGCACAGTCATTAGCTCCTCTTCTCCACTTAAACGGATCATCCAGGCTGTCCGTGCAGTGGAAACCGGGGAATACAGGTCGGATCTCCTAAGCGATCTGGTCAGGGATTCCAGCGACCTGGGTCAACTGGCGCGCATGCTGGATGCAATGGCGCGCGGCGTGACATTTCGCGATAATCAATTGCGCCTGATGCAAAAGGTGATTCCCATCGGTGTTGCGCTTTCGGCGGAAAAGGACTTTAACCGCCTGCTCGAAACGCTGGTTGTGGAAGCGCAGTCTGTCACGCATGCCGACGCAGGCACATTGTATCTGCTGGAGGATGACGCGCTTAAGTTTGTGATTTTGCGGAACACATCACTCAACCTGGCCATGGGCGGGACAAGCGGAAACGCAATCTCTTTTAAACCGGTGCGGCTGCACAATGATGACGGCAGTGAGAACCGCTCGAACGTGGCTTCCCATGCCGCATTAACCCATCAACGCGTCAGCATTGCGGATGCATACCGGGCGGATGGGTTTGATTTTTCCGGCACAAAAGCGTTCGATGAAAACACCAGGTATCGCTCCAAATCATTCCTCACCGTACCACTTAAAAACAAGGGTGGACAGGTAATGGGCGTCCTGCAACTGATTAACGCAAAGGATATTGAGAGCGGTGAAATCATTCCGTTTTCAGATGATGATGTGCTGGAAGCCCTGATCCTGCTTGCCACCGCGGCGCTGGACGGTTATATCCGCGAGGCCTCCCTGCGTCAGGAGATTGCCAAACTGAAAATCGAAATTGACGAATCGCGCCGGGCGCGCCAGGTGGCGGAGATCACAGATACAAAATACTTTCAGGAACTGAAGGACAAGGCAAAAAAAATGAGATCCAGGGATTAA
- the nadD gene encoding nicotinate-nucleotide adenylyltransferase, with the protein MSNNTIGFLGGTFDPPHIGHLILAAEAARQFELSRLLWVLTPNPPHKQENPITPLEHRLAMLQGVIVDNPAFELSGLEFDRPGPHYTIDTLRLLASREPNADILLLIGGDSLWELPTWRFSTDLVAVVSKIGVMRRPGDFSDISALEAKLPGVTEKIQFLDALLQPVSSSELRRRIAAGEMYRYYVPPSVYEYIEANHLYR; encoded by the coding sequence ATGTCCAACAACACAATTGGTTTTTTGGGAGGCACATTCGACCCGCCCCATATTGGGCACCTCATCCTTGCCGCTGAAGCCGCCCGCCAATTTGAACTCTCACGCCTGCTCTGGGTGCTGACACCGAACCCTCCGCATAAACAGGAAAATCCCATCACGCCGCTCGAGCATCGCCTTGCCATGCTGCAGGGCGTGATCGTGGATAACCCAGCCTTTGAATTATCCGGCCTCGAATTCGACCGCCCCGGTCCGCATTACACGATTGATACCCTCCGACTGCTTGCCAGCCGGGAGCCGAATGCGGACATCCTCCTTTTGATCGGCGGTGACTCGCTTTGGGAACTGCCCACCTGGCGCTTCAGCACGGACCTCGTAGCTGTTGTTTCCAAAATCGGCGTGATGCGCCGCCCCGGCGACTTCAGCGACATTTCCGCGCTTGAAGCGAAACTCCCCGGTGTGACGGAAAAGATCCAGTTCCTAGATGCGCTCCTGCAACCCGTCTCCTCGAGCGAATTACGCCGCCGCATCGCCGCAGGGGAAATGTACCGCTATTACGTTCCGCCATCCGTGTACGAATACATCGAAGCAAATCATCTATATCGTTGA